In Verrucomicrobiota bacterium, the genomic stretch CGGCAATCCCAAGCGGTCTGGTGGTCGCTCGGCTTGGTTGGTTTCGCATTACTGGCGTTGGGTTGCGGGGTGACTGTCTGGCGGCGCGCGGAGTCGTCATCCCCAGTCCTGCCATCCGGGGGCACGGCGACGGAGCCCGCCGCCGAGCCCGTGGTTCAAGGGCGTTGGCTGTGGTTCGCGCTTCCCGCTTGCGCCACCGTGATGCTGCTGGCAGTCACCAATAAACTCTGCGGCGATATTGCAGTCATCCCGTTTCTCTGGGTGCTGCCGCTCAGCCTCTATCTGCTGACCTTCATCGTTACTTTTGACCGTCCGTGCTGGTATTGGCGGCCGCTCTGGCTGCCCTTGCTGGCGCTGGCCCTTGCGGCGGCGTGGTGGATGACGTATGGTGCCAGCGCCACCGTGCCGACCTGGCCAGTGCTCCGCCCGCTGCTCTGGTTGCATCAACAGGCGTATGTGCTTTCCTTTCCCGCCATCATTGGGATTTACCTGGTGGTGCTGTTTGTCGGTTGTCTGGTATGCCACGGCGAGGTGTACCGGCGGCGGCCACCCGCCCGACAGTTGACCGGGTATTACCTGATGATCGCCGCCGGCGGCGCGGGGGGCGGACTGTTTGTCGCCGTTGTGGCACCCCTGATCTTCCATGGGTATTTCGAGTTGCCCGCCGGATTGCTGGCGCTCGCCCTGCTGGTCAGTGCCGCGCTGTTCGTGGATAACCAAAGCCCGCTGTATCGTGGACGGCCCGTCTGGGCATGGGTGATGATCGGCCTCGCGCTGGTTGGATTTGGCGCCGGTCTGTTTCTGGATGCCGCCAGCACCGTGCAGGGGGCGTTGGTGGTGACCCGGAATTTTTACGGTGTCCTGAAAATCCACGAGTATAACGTCACCATACCCGAATGGCGCGAAATCACCCTGGTGCATGGCAGCACCATTCATGGCGTGCAATATCTTGATCCCGAGAAACGGCGGTGGCCCACTTCGTATTACGTCAAGTCCAGCGGCATCGGGCTGGTGATGGAGCATTTCCCGCGCACCAACCGGCGCGTGGGGGTGGTAGGGTTGGGCGCCGGTTGCATGGCGGCCTGGAGTCGGCCCGGCGATTATTTTCGCTTCTACGAAATCAATGCCGAGGTGGAACGGCTGGCCCGCAATCACTTTTTTTACCTGGCGGATTCACCGGCGAAAATCGAAGTCATCCTGGGCGATGCCCGGCTCTCGCTCGAACGGGAACCCGGCCAGCAATTCGATGTGCTGGTGCTCGACGCCTTCAGCAGCGATGCCATCCCCGTGCATTTGCTGACCCGCGAGGCATTTGAAATTTATCGCCGCCATCTGAAACCCGACGGCGTGCTGGCGGTCCATGTGTCCAACCAGTACCTGAACCTTGTTCCGGTGGTCCGCCGCGCCGCCGAGCATCTTGCGTTTGGCGTCGCCTTGGTGCGCGACGACGGGCAGCAGGATAACGAAGAATTGGATTGGAACGACTATTACAGTTCGGATTGGATGCTGCTCTCCCGGAATCAGGCGTTCCTGAAACTGCCAGCCATCGAGCAGGTCACCACCCTGCCGCGCCGGACGGATCCCACCGTGGATCTTTGGACCGATGAGGCCAATACCTTGCTGCGAATCCTAACCCTCAAGTGAGTGGGCGAAAGCCAAAAAAAATTGAATAACGCTTGCGTCAAATTCGTAAGGATTCTTATATCTTAATGCATTCAGCATGAATATGACTAAACCTATTTTGCGCGGTATCGCTGTGGTCTGCCTGGCGGCGGCCTTGGCGGGGTGCGGTCCGCGCGACAGCGGCAAGCCCAAGGGCGACCGCCGCGCCGGCGTGCCAGTGAGCGTGGCGGCAGCCGTGCAAATGCCCGTGGATCGGGTGGTGACCGTGGTCGGCACACTATTTGCCTGGGACGAAGCCACCTTGGCGGCGGAAGTCGAGGGTCGCGTGGAAACCACGCTGGTGGACTTCGGCAGCCGCGTCAATGCCGGGCAGGTGCTGGCGCGCATTGACACCACCACGTATGAGGCGCTGGCCTTGGCAGCGGCGGCCAACCTGGCGCGCGCGGGCGCCAATTACACCAACGCCATGCAGTCGTTGCGTCGGGTGCGGGAATTGCAGGAGCAAAACATTTCCTCGGCGGCAGACCTGGACAAGGCCATGGCCGATGCGGGGCAGACCGCCGCCGAAGTCAAAGCCGCCGAGGCCGCCGAAGTCATCGCCCGTTTGAACTTGAGCCGCTCCCAGGTGAAAGCGCCGTTCGAGGCCGCCGTGTCAGAGCGCGTGGCCAGCGCGGGGGATTATGTCAAAGCAGGCACGCCGCTGTTCCGGGTGGTCAACGATTCCCAGCTCAAATTGA encodes the following:
- a CDS encoding efflux RND transporter periplasmic adaptor subunit, whose translation is MTKPILRGIAVVCLAAALAGCGPRDSGKPKGDRRAGVPVSVAAAVQMPVDRVVTVVGTLFAWDEATLAAEVEGRVETTLVDFGSRVNAGQVLARIDTTTYEALALAAAANLARAGANYTNAMQSLRRVRELQEQNISSAADLDKAMADAGQTAAEVKAAEAAEVIARLNLSRSQVKAPFEAAVSERVASAGDYVKAGTPLFRVVNDSQLKLTVQVAERYGAEIKQGQTVRFSVDQYPDQKFEGRVELISPAINTGTRGLTFAALVTNADRKLKASSYARGEVVLERNAPTILVPLDAVVSFAGVTRVYIVQNGQARARQVKVGRVLETRQEIRSGIQAGEIVVTTGQSKLYDGAAVLLKSADGRVETKSAGATAAAPKSGDKQP
- a CDS encoding fused MFS/spermidine synthase, translating into MFIFGLTIFSGAFLLFLVQPLMAKFILPWFGGSPAVWTTCLLFFQVLLLGGYAYAHWIISRLSPHRQVVVHLTLLGVALLLLPIAPADAWKPLDGSSPAWRILLLLTACLGLPYLVLSATGPLMQAWFSRAHPGVSPYRLYALSNVGSLLALIGYPLLLEPNLPRQSQAVWWSLGLVGFALLALGCGVTVWRRAESSSPVLPSGGTATEPAAEPVVQGRWLWFALPACATVMLLAVTNKLCGDIAVIPFLWVLPLSLYLLTFIVTFDRPCWYWRPLWLPLLALALAAAWWMTYGASATVPTWPVLRPLLWLHQQAYVLSFPAIIGIYLVVLFVGCLVCHGEVYRRRPPARQLTGYYLMIAAGGAGGGLFVAVVAPLIFHGYFELPAGLLALALLVSAALFVDNQSPLYRGRPVWAWVMIGLALVGFGAGLFLDAASTVQGALVVTRNFYGVLKIHEYNVTIPEWREITLVHGSTIHGVQYLDPEKRRWPTSYYVKSSGIGLVMEHFPRTNRRVGVVGLGAGCMAAWSRPGDYFRFYEINAEVERLARNHFFYLADSPAKIEVILGDARLSLEREPGQQFDVLVLDAFSSDAIPVHLLTREAFEIYRRHLKPDGVLAVHVSNQYLNLVPVVRRAAEHLAFGVALVRDDGQQDNEELDWNDYYSSDWMLLSRNQAFLKLPAIEQVTTLPRRTDPTVDLWTDEANTLLRILTLK